The following DNA comes from Lemur catta isolate mLemCat1 chromosome 19, mLemCat1.pri, whole genome shotgun sequence.
CAACACCATTCACAAAGCTTTCTTGTCTTACTCTCAGAGAACTGTTCACATCATTCAAGAGGCTGCCTGTAAAAAGACACAGAAGATACCAGTTACAAATATCATATAGTACACATTTTGTAAGACTTTATAAAATTTAGTGATCTAAGGAAAGGACAATTTctagatttcttcctttttgtcttacatattgccattttaaaaattttctaccaCATCATTTCACATTTCCTCTTTCATATCACTTATTTTATGACTTATGTTCCTTTTCTACTTTTGGcctcttatttggaaaaaagaaagtcCCCAGTCTCTTTCATGTTTTGGTCACAGACTCCCCTTTCTCTCATGGTGGATGTTCTGCTCAGCTGCTTTCTGTATCTCCATGGACTGTCCATGGACCCTCTGTACACTCTGTACAATGAGCTGTCATCTGTGCAATTTTACTCTTAGCTCTATTCTCCAAGTTAGTTGCAATTtgattatgttgaataaaagtaacTGTTTAAATAATGTTTGAAAGATCCAACTGCAttgcataaaattatataacctgtaaaatcatttaaaaataatgtgctaattttattttccaaaacccTCAACAAGACCACACCTCTCTGAAATAAGAGGATTAGCTCTCTGGGCTCCAGACTGATGCCTGTGTTTAGCCCTAGCTAATATGCAAAGAGACTTTCTAAAATTTCCTAGGTGCTTTGGAAAGCAGAGAGAGCTGCTGCTAAAGCTATGTTAAGTGCCTTCCCATATTTCACAAGTAACAAAACAATTCACAGAAAACATacagaagagcagaaaagagaaatctgTTCCCAGGGGCTGATTATTTAGATTAGCACTCTCCAATGTGCTATTTACTAATTTAGGAGCGAGAAAGTAAACAAACCATAAATGTTCCAGGGGAATCAACTACATCCCTCAACGATAGATATTTTGAGTGAGAGTTTCTCAGGCCTAAGGCACCTGGTCTGTTTGCTTTTTGCCCCGCCTAGAGAGAGGTGTCACCAATTATAACAACGCTAATTATAATGGACAATAAATGATAATGTATGGGTGACCATGGACCAAGCAGCTCTGGGAGTCTTCATTAAAACAACAGCACAAACTACAACCTCTGGAGGcatgctattataattattagatTTTATGTACCCTCATTAACGCGCAAAGTTTTTATTAGAAAGTccctccttttaatttttaattatggaaaaattCCAAGGCTcgcaaaagtagaaagaatagtatGACGAAACCTCGTGTCCCCACCACCGAGCCTCAACGACTCTCAACTTTTTGCTCATCTCGTTTCATCTATctcctccatttttttcctcttgggttagaaaatttgaaaacaaataccaaaacaTGTAGCATTTATTGACTATTTCAGAACGCACCCCGAAAATGTCAGAATAATTTCATTGGTTATTGCAACATGGACCCACAGGACAAAAAAAGAAGGATCCTAGAAAACTCTCCTGGGGCGGAAGGGGTTGCCACAGAGGTAGGTCATCTAGCTGTTCGCGCTCTTAGGAGGTGCGAAGCGAGCCAGGCATCCCCCCGGGCAGGCGGCGGCCGGAAGGGAAGGCACAGACCCCAAAGACAGGGAACCCAGCGCCTGCAAAGCTCCCAACCCAGGCATGCGCAACGCAGACCCCAGAGTTGCTAAGGCCCCGAGGAAGACAGAGGCGCAGGATACGGTGAAAGCCAATCAGAGGGCTCGAAGACTAATCAGTTAGCCAATCCAGATTTGAGAGTGAATCAGGTCCTCCGCACTTTGCTCACCCCACCCGTATCCAATCAGAGAGCTGGCTGCTTTGGGCGGACTTTTCAAAACAGCGAAAACAAAACAAATCGGGGACCTTTAAAAGGTGCAATGCGACCAGAAACGATCTCCTTCCGCTCCTCAACCCTCTCGCCGTCCCCACCCTCCCCGTCCGGATCAATCGCGGAATAAATGCGGCGCTCAGGTTGCACCCTCCGCCCTGGCACCTGGCGGGAGGACAAGCTCGGCGAAGCCTAGGAGAGCCGAGGGAGCCacaagagagaaggaaacagcGGCCTAGGGCGGGACTCTTTTTCGAAGTCTGTAGTGGCGGTGGAAGATCCCTCCGCGGGGAGTCAcgtgtcccgcccccttgggggcgtcgaaaactcaaaacaaaaacaaggggTTTGCTGCGGCCTCCGCTGGGGCGCCGAGGCGGGGGCGGCGGCAGGGCTGTGACGGGCGGGCCTCGAGGGGCCGGCGCGCGTCCCTGCGGACGGCGGGCGCGGGGAGCGGGATGGAGCCGGGGCTGTGAGGCCGAAGCGGCGGTGGCAGGGAGGAAGGGTCGGATGCGGGTCCAGGGGCAGCGCTGAGGCGGCGGGTCCCCGACCTCGGAGAACGGCTCGGAAGCCGCCGCCGCGCCCAGTCCCTGCGGACCGCGAGGCCGCGCGGGCCGGTGGAGGCGCGTCTCCGGCACGGTGAGTGGGCCCAGCCGGGATCGCCCCGGGTTTCTTTGTTCGTGGTCGGGGCCGCGAGGGGAGGTGGTATCCGTGCCTCGGTGCTGCCCACCCCTCACTCCCGGAGCTTGTCCTCGGCCCCGGCCCTGTGGGAGTTGGCGCCCGGCGACGGGTGCTggtgggctggagggaggggcgACGCGGCTAAAGGCAGTTCTCCGCTTCGGTGCCCTCCCCCCTCGTTTTGTCTCGGGTCTCGCCGGGGTGGCGCTTCTTGGATTGACAgccccagggctctgcagagTTGCGGAACCGGGGGGCATCAGCGGAGGGACGAGTGTTGTCCGGGCGCGGGGCGGGCTGGACTTCCTTCCCCCGACCCCAGCCGCTCGGGCCGCGCCACCACCGCTCCCTCGCCCTGGGGTGTCTGCCACTCTGGAATGTCCGGAGTAGGCGCTGCCGCAGCGGATGGGGAAAGCGCGAGGCCCGGACTCGAGCGAGAGGGGCTTCTGGAACGGGGCCcccggggcggggctgggctCTGGAGTCTCCTCCCTCTGGTTCTTTGTTCAGTCGCGAgactttccctcccctcccccctatTGTGCAGCTCCGCACCCCTAGAACtctctgcagcccctgcccaccccggTGCAGTCCCCAGGGCCCAGGTCCCTCCCCGGGCGACTTCAGGTGTGGCGGACCGTGGGACACCGACGCCCGCGGGCAGTTTCCTGTTTGTGAAACGGCTGGCCGGGCCGACCCAGCGCTGGCCGACCGCCGTGACcgcggcccctccccctgccacaccTCCTTGACCGTGGGGAGGATTGCTCCGGGGTTCTGGCGGACGTGACGGTCCCCTCACCCGCTCCTCGCCGGGGTGTGCTGGGGCGTGCTGCGGGGCCCCTCCCTGGAGGTATTGGCTCCAGTCTTTTCTGCTCTCCTTCCCCATCCCTGTCACCCTCAGGTTACATTCTGTGTGGTGTCTTTGCTGCAGATGAAGGATTTGGGGGCAGAGCGCTTGGCAGGCCGTGAAAGGGTCCAGCTCCTCGGATTATTGACCCTCTACCTGGAGCAAGAACAGAGATTCCAACCTCGAGAAAAAGGGCTGAGTTTGATCGAGGCTACCCCGGAGGTAAGATGGCAGAAAAGATAACTTGCTCAAGCAGCTGATAGGGCTAGGAGGAGATAACTTATTTTTAACGCAATTGAATCTCGACTAAAGACTGCAAAGTTTAAGACCAAAATTGGTGTTACTGGAGTATCAAGGTAAACGTTATTACAAGGTCATGCTTTGTTTCTTAGCAAGAATGAGAGTAGTGATACTTAGTGTACAGAAGTGTTTCTCCAAATGTGGCATCCCCAGCCTGCAGCTTCTGGGTGGGAGACTCCTTGTGAATTGAGCAATTCATTTGTGGAAATTCCTCTGCTTATgggatatttatttataatgggtttttaaatgatttttagaaaaacaaaaagaagcaaacaagaaAGGCTCTATCTTCATTCTAAGGGAATTGAATTATATTTGCTATAATCCTCTGGAATGTGGCAACAGTTCACCTTATATTGAATTGCTGAAGTGCTTTTATgatgggtattttttaaaagcaagtgaTTTCCATGTGATAAAGTGTATACCTTAAGTGATACCACTCTTCTCCCCTATATTCTTGAAGATTAAGGCAAAAAAATTACCTTATTGTTTGAATCTGTATATTATCCATCTaattctaagaaaattataaactttgGCTCTTGGTTTTCATTGCAGAATGACAACACTTTGTGTCCAAGATTGAGAAATGCCAAAGTAGAAGATTTAAGGAGTTTAACTAACTTTTTTGGATCTTGCACTGAAACTTTTGTCTTGGCTGTCAATATTTTGGACAGATTCTTGGCTCTTATGAAGGTattcaatcatttttttattaGTACATCTTCGTTTTTTATGCCCAATGCTTAGCACACGagggttcaataaatatttattgagtgagtGTAATAATGCCCACGGTACATATTTATAACAATCAGAATTGATTATTTGTAGTCTCTTGGTACTAGACTAAGAGACTACAGAATTAAGCGTATTGGTGTATTCTAAGTTAGCTTTTGCTGTACCTCTTAAGTACTGTCTCTTTGAAGATGTGACAAAATGGAGACTACTGTTTTTTTAGGTATTCAGTCTATGTATACAGTCCTCAAAATAAggttttcatattttcatctctCATCATATTTCTGTTGGAGCCTAGATGTTTTTAATACTGAAACATGACAAATGAAGTACAACAGTATATGAAAGGTGACTCACTATAAGTCTTTTTGAAGCAGGGAGCCACAGTCTTACTAACAATCACCGACAACTGTTAGAAAAATGTGGTGATTCTTTTGCCAGTAGGATTGCTGTCAGCTGCTGGGTCAGTTTTCAGGGCACTGAGAAGAAAAGGGCAGCCATCTGTCTGTGGCAGCTTTTACATATGTCCCACTCTGCATCACTGATGTgatatttctcttgggtaaaattACATTGAAGTATGGAATGACTCTTAAAGATTTGTATGTAAACAGATAAgtagaaaatactatttttatatccAGAGAGGTAGTATATTTTTTTGGTGTTGAAAGGCTTAATTTATTTTGGGGGCGATTGTATTATTGTGAGTTTCATAAGTCTGAAATATAAAGCATAACTCAATGCTAGAAATCTAGCTTTTGAACCTGCATGGAAGTTTTTTTTACctgcatttaaatttaaattaagtgATATAGAAGTTCAAAAagcctcttttattttaaagggagGTTAAGAAAGTCTAAAATGTGAATATGAGTGTAATTGTCAGTGAAAGGCAATTACATATAAGGGAAGCAGCTTGATCGTGTTTTGTCTTAATGGTAGGAACATCATTACAATAGTCTTTTAAGTGTCTTTGGTAAATCAAAGTGAAAATTGTTAAAAgaagcctttttttctttgttttttaggtgaaacctaaacatttgtctTGCATTGGAGTCTGTTGTTTTTTGCTGGCTGCTAGAATAGTTGAAGAAGAATGCAATATTCCATCCACTCATGATGTAATCCGGATTAGTCAGTGTAAATGTACTGCTTCTGACATAAAACggatggaaaaaataatttcagaaaaattgcaCTATGAATTGGAAGCTACTACTGCCTTAAACTTTTTGCACTTATACCATACTATTGTACTTTGTCATACTTCAGAAAGGTCAgtgggattaaaaataaaagttttgtaCTTTGAGCATTGCCATAGCTAACAGTAAGAATTAGAATGAaagtgaaatttataattttacccCCTTCAAATGTTCAACTTGGACTTTTAGTGGCAAgtccttaaaattatttaaggccaggcagggtggctctggcctatagtcccagcactttgggaggccaaggctgggggcGGAGGCGGGGGATggggatcgcctgaggccaggagtttgagaccagcctgggcaacgtagtaagaccctgtgtctacaaagaataaaaaaaaaaaaaatcatttaaatcttTGGAAGTTTAATAAATCTATTGTCTTTCTTTGCATTGTGTAGGAAAGAAATACTGAACCTTGATAAACTAGAAGCTCAGCTGAAAGCCTGCAACTGCCGACTTgtcttttcaaaagcaaaagtaaGTCAAATTCTTGTTTACATATGAGTTACAGTTTCTATTTTGAATGTTTAAacaaacttttgttttttcttgtagCCATCGGTACTAGCTTTGTGCCTTCTCAATTTGGAAGTAGAAACTTTGAAATCCGTTGAATTACTGGAAATTCTCTTGCTAGTTAAAAAACATTCCAAGGTAAATATCTTCAGTCCTTATTCTTTAAAACAAGTTTCTttcctaatgttttattttttctgtggtgACTTAAACACGgtcattttttcttatatctcaAGTGTTAAAAGTTCTCAGTATGCAGCTTTGACCCAGATGGTATTAATTTGGAGGGGAACTTGGTCACTTAACCCAGCTGCTTTCTGCATGTACATGTTCTTTCTGTAGTATTCATACCATATGGTAATACAGCTGTGTACATTGCAACACATGCATTGTTCTAAAATTCATACTAGGAAGTAGACTTCAGTGTAATAGGGTGGCATTCATTGCACCTATAGGGCTGAATTATCATCCCATTAGTAGCATCACCAAATAACATCAGCAATGTTGATGTTTTAAACCACAATGTCTCTTTTTAAACCCCTTAGACAAACCAGCCCAGTAAGTCTTTGCAGTCATAAAGAggtataaaacaaacaaaagtttaaaGTCTTAAGCTGATAGTCTCGTGGAAATATGGAAATTAACATGAGGTGGTATGTTCTGTCATTTGTTATTGTGTCCCAGTGCCAGATAATAATGAATATCGGGAGTACTTTGGGTTTTTGCTAGCAAAGAAGTAGGGCCGATCAAAAGCACTATGACTGGGAGCCTGGTTGGAGCAAAAGGATCTTTGACAGTGAAGGTTTGGCCAGCAAAGGCTTATGGCCAAGAAATTGGTACACAAGATGGGTTTgggaagtcattttattttttaaatttttttatatttttcataataagttatttattttttaaattttatttttcaagtttcaaaatattaaggggtagagatgtttttgttacatggatacattgtataatgcttaagtcggggcttttggtgtgcctgtcaccagaatagtgttcattgtacccaagaAGTCATTTTAGAGTAGGCTTACAGATAGAATGTCTGGGTGATGGTTGCAAGCAGGAGTAAGGCTATCAAACTCAAATAGTAGTTTTGGAAGCCAAGCATGGAAATGAGTCAGGGAGTCATGAATGATCAAAATTTAGACCTAATGGTGGAGAGAACATTGGCATCATTGGCAAGAAATTTGGGAGACGTTAATTTGTGATGAAAGTATGATTTTAGGTGCTTGTAACTCAGGTAGGTAGGTGTCTAGCAGGTATTTGGCTGTCTGGAATAGAAATTCAGAAGATAAACCATAGTTGGAGATTGAGATTTGGAATTTCTCATGAAGAAGCGATAGTTGAAAGCATAAGAAATTTGTGAAATCCTTTGAGTAGGGTGTCATTTGAAGCTCTGGGGCTTCCAGCATTGGGCTTTCCCCCACTAGGAGCCCAGTGAAGGAAGGTACATCCTGACAATTAAGAGCAGTGTCAGATTGGAAAGAGGTTTTTAAGAAGAAGGTGCTCAACAGTATTGGATTTTGATGAGAGGTTCAATATAGTGAAAATCAAAGGAGGTCACTGGGTACCTCAGAGGTAGTGTCAAAAGAGTAGTGAGGAGGGAATGACAGAAGTCAGATTAGAAGGGGGTTAAGGTGTAGATGTATTGGGTGGAAATGGAGGCCAAGATGATACTCAAACAAATCTTTTGGTGaaagtgcatgtgtgtgaagTATTTTGTTTGTAACATGGATAACtttatagcttttgtttttaCCATGATTTTATTAGTTTTCATCTGGACTTTTTATTGATAGCAATATCTAGAAACATCTTCAGTGAAAATTGATTCCTTGAAATAAACTGGGGCATTCCCCAGTGGTGGAGGAACTTTTTGGGGAATTTCTCTTCTATTGCTCACTTCTCCTTTAGTTTGTATCTGGTGTTGTAGTGTAAATAATATGTTATTAGCATTCCAAACAATCTATTGGTTTCTGTAACAACATGTTTCTGTAACAAAAGGAATGTTACATTCCTTTGCCTTCAAACTATTAAAATAGTTGGTTTATTAACAGACCCAGAAAGTTTTTAGGCCAGTGTGTTAGAATAGGCAGAGAGAGCTTTTCTATGTATCGAATCctatgtaaattatacttaatGGTTCTCTTTCTCCAAACCAATGGTTCCCAAATTTTGGCTTCACATTGAAATCACCCAGGGAGCTTTACAAACTTGTTGCCCAGGTCACACTCCTtatcaattaaatcaaaatatatggGTTGGGAGCCAGGCGTCAATATTTCTTTACAGATTGCCTGGTGATTCCAAGGTGCAGCAAGGTTTGGGAGACACTGctataatttcttcattaaaatatttcttttcagattAACGACACTGAGTTCTTTTACTGGAGGGAGTTAGTTTCTAAATGTCTCGCCGAATATTCTTCTCCTGAATGTTGCAAACCAGATCTTAAGAAGTTGGTTTGGATTGTTTCAAGGCGCACAGCCCAGAACCTCCATAACAGCTACTATAGTGTTCCTGAGCTGCCAACAATACCTGAGGGGGGTTGTTTTGATGAAAGTGAAAGGTAAGCAGGTTCCTTGACGAACTAAACTTCCCCAAACTAAATATTACTGATTTTATGATTGAAGCAGAACTATGGAAAAATATAAGGCATCAGAGAAAGCCTTACTCTAACATCATTTCTTCAGGTAACAAAATTAACCAGAAGTAGTTTTGTTAAAATAGGTAATGATTTATAAGGCTTCCCTCCTGCTCTTTCTAAAAACTGGTTGTTTTTCATCTTCCTCCTCATCTCccttgctctttttaaaattttattcatttatttatttattttcctcttgctCTTTGAAATAGAGTTTTGttggaggggaggggcggggaaagaaagaaagaaaacccgaAGACTGAAACAGCATTTTGGGGTTTTTAATGTTGATATGAATTCCTAATATGGTGCTATAGGGAAGAGATTGAGGTACGCCTGGACCAGACAATAAAGGGAACCATCAGCACTCATGGGGCAGAATTCTATAGATGTTCTTACAGTTTTGTCCAATGTTGTCTTCTTATTCagagtttaattatttttgtttgtaaagtgaattatttaattttactaaatttgaCTGTTGTATgctgtagagattttcatagctTGTTAGTTTCTTGCTTTGATATTTGAGAGTATTAATGATGCCATTATTGAGGTAAGAAAGACATCTAAATAGATGATGTGATACAAGATACGTTGTCTGTAGTCTGCATTTATcggatttaaaatatttagagtcCTACAATTAGTTGCTGATAGTAGTTATTCATTGGTACAAGAATAATACTTTGGCAAATAGTAATTTGTTTAAACTTCTTAAGAAAATCTGCATTTTCTGATGAAATTACTATAGACTTCACT
Coding sequences within:
- the CCNG2 gene encoding cyclin-G2 isoform X2, encoding MKDLGAERLAGRERVQLLGLLTLYLEQEQRFQPREKGLSLIEATPENDNTLCPRLRNAKVEDLRSLTNFFGSCTETFVLAVNILDRFLALMKVKPKHLSCIGVCCFLLAARIVEEECNIPSTHDVIRISQCKCTASDIKRMEKIISEKLHYELEATTALNFLHLYHTIVLCHTSERKEILNLDKLEAQLKACNCRLVFSKAKPSVLALCLLNLEVETLKSVELLEILLLVKKHSKINDTEFFYWRELVSKCLAEYSSPECCKPDLKKLVWIVSRRTAQNLHNSYYSVPELPTIPEGGCFDESESEDSCEDMSCGEESLSSSPSGDQECTFFLNFKVAQTLCFPS
- the CCNG2 gene encoding cyclin-G2 isoform X1; this encodes MTENSPAREAEIMKDLGAERLAGRERVQLLGLLTLYLEQEQRFQPREKGLSLIEATPENDNTLCPRLRNAKVEDLRSLTNFFGSCTETFVLAVNILDRFLALMKVKPKHLSCIGVCCFLLAARIVEEECNIPSTHDVIRISQCKCTASDIKRMEKIISEKLHYELEATTALNFLHLYHTIVLCHTSERKEILNLDKLEAQLKACNCRLVFSKAKPSVLALCLLNLEVETLKSVELLEILLLVKKHSKINDTEFFYWRELVSKCLAEYSSPECCKPDLKKLVWIVSRRTAQNLHNSYYSVPELPTIPEGGCFDESESEDSCEDMSCGEESLSSSPSGDQECTFFLNFKVAQTLCFPS